The nucleotide window CTTGGGAGCAGACCTGTTGTTGTAGAAGCGAGCGAATTTCTTCCACGTTGTCGTGCGGCTGAGCGTCGACGTTGGAAATAACCGGGAGTTTTGGGCTTTTGAGTGTGACATTTGTCAGCGCGGCGGTCAGCTTGTCGACCGCTGGTCGCATGATTTCCGTGTGGAATGCACCGGCCACTGGCAAAGGAATAACCTTCATCGCCCCGCTCTTCTCGGCCACTTCGGCGGCTCGTTCGCAGGCATCGTTGGTGCCAGAAACGACTATATTGCCGGGGCAAAGCAGATTGGCGATCTGTAGAATTCCGTCCCCGCGGGCCTCGTCGCAGATTTTCTCGATGGCGTCTTGCTCGAGACCTAGAATGCTGACCATGCCGCTGGGGGTGGCGTCGGAGGCAGCTTGCATCGCTTCTCCGCGTATCTGGACGACCTTCAGGGCGTCTTCAAACTCCATGACTCCAGCGAAGACCATGGCCGTGTATTCGCCCAGGCTCAACCCTGCGGTGGCCTCTGCGGAAAGCAGTACGTCCGGGGATTGATCGCGTAGTTGCGCCAATGCCGCAATGCTGGTGACAAAGAGTGCCGGCTGGCTATGAACCGTCGAGTCGAGCTTTTCGCTGGGGCCTTCGAAGCAAATCGAAGCCAGGTCGTAGCCCAGAATCTCGTTGGCTTGGTCGAAGTACGCTTTCGCGGCCGGCAGCGAATCGTAAAGGGATTTCCCCATTCCGACGGTTTGCGCGCCTTGTCCCGGGAATAGAAATGCGATCTTGCTCATCGCAGGGGGTCCCTTCTCTCCATCAAGCTTCGAAGTCAACAGACCGCTGGCAGAGGTCTACGCATGCGGATGAAATTATCCGAATGGGCATTGTCCCAGCGGTCTTGTGCTCTTGGAAGCCCAGGGGGTGCTTATTC belongs to Bremerella alba and includes:
- the fabD gene encoding ACP S-malonyltransferase, which produces MSKIAFLFPGQGAQTVGMGKSLYDSLPAAKAYFDQANEILGYDLASICFEGPSEKLDSTVHSQPALFVTSIAALAQLRDQSPDVLLSAEATAGLSLGEYTAMVFAGVMEFEDALKVVQIRGEAMQAASDATPSGMVSILGLEQDAIEKICDEARGDGILQIANLLCPGNIVVSGTNDACERAAEVAEKSGAMKVIPLPVAGAFHTEIMRPAVDKLTAALTNVTLKSPKLPVISNVDAQPHDNVEEIRSLLQQQVCSQVRWEQSMRHLLDQGFDEFYEIGAGKVLRGLMKRINRKIAFTSVEA